A stretch of Shinella zoogloeoides DNA encodes these proteins:
- a CDS encoding ATP-binding protein has protein sequence MSAKQYPFIDVAVHERVSQPFARGEAVVLFSKDMARVLWSNGRGAALFGQDNIYDFLDAGPDRADVAFRQLAATARQAQAPGERRSFLMRIGSGFRSVPVNATVENVTIRPGEEAILFSAPVTAARHSAEDAAAAMLAGFDDPDTHMAVLDGDGTVIAASESFDSLAITAQTRRSLVEAAGRSAEHLVKRPVATGRGHLPAAIGRISDDPALHLLFAVETILGHLDPQEDEVEEAIADTPAASHEVAEDTADVTDAPEPAAAQSEQTVEKEAVSLAASAPEEAVAEPEPAIVAADEPLPGTTPEPAPEITGETPGQEAAAESGADEDAEAAVQPGFAFNPQGRPIRFVWKIDAEGCFSEISDEFSAAVGPHAAAISGERFTDVARRFDLDPDGRIGDLLRRRDTWSGKTILWPVEGTNLVVPVDLAALPTYSRSREFDGFRGFGIVRIADAVADPHARGLTLTETDEAFVEGVLAEETGALLESTANETPDAAEDIPADAGTPPDATQEDVPSAPDTPDEAAGAPSVDATATPDDELDAFRGERPALRLVETPSRRHSDKVVQLEARRNRGGLFDGLSTGEQAAFREIARQLGETFGKRKPEDRPQDAATNVPAETASTDETDWEIVTDQPVEEPVASIAETEMPGLEIGPHADDLLHEEHADERAGFTPSRRQMDYGLTAAVVDALPVALLVHVGDRLIHANPEFFRLTGYGSMEDLEASGGLDILLAGPDEDAQDGDGTMALRHADGESTSAVRARLQSIRWEDGTALMLALTPVQEKPALSLVETPAAPAETEERTADQAAISALRIEVSELRSVLETATDGVVVVGQDGDIRSMNRSASALFNYDEDETRGRPFAMLFAHESQKAVLDYLAGLSGHGVASVLNDGREVIGREAAGGFIPLFMTMGRLSSSSGYCAVIRDITQWKRTEEELRNAKRAAETANAHKSDFLARVSHEIRTPLNAIIGFSDMMATERFGPIGHPRYIEYANDIGRSGRHVLDIVNDLLDISKIEAGEMDLEFTAVGLNETIAEAVSLVQPQANAQRVIIRTSLAANVPQIVADLRSIKQIALNILSNAIRFTPSGGQIVVSTAYEANGSVVLRIRDTGVGMTRSELEQAMKPFRQVTTGARKRGDGTGLGLPLTKAMVDANRANFAISSTPNEGTLVEVIFPSPRVLAD, from the coding sequence ATGTCCGCAAAGCAGTATCCCTTCATCGACGTCGCCGTGCACGAGCGGGTAAGCCAGCCCTTCGCGAGGGGCGAGGCCGTCGTGCTGTTTTCGAAGGACATGGCGCGCGTGCTCTGGTCGAACGGCCGGGGCGCGGCCCTCTTCGGCCAGGACAATATCTACGACTTCCTCGACGCCGGCCCGGACCGCGCCGACGTCGCCTTCCGTCAGCTTGCCGCAACGGCCCGCCAGGCGCAGGCCCCGGGCGAGCGCCGCAGCTTCCTCATGCGCATCGGCAGCGGCTTCCGCAGCGTGCCGGTGAACGCCACCGTCGAGAACGTCACCATCCGTCCCGGCGAGGAGGCGATCCTCTTCAGCGCACCCGTCACCGCCGCCCGGCACAGCGCGGAGGACGCCGCTGCGGCCATGCTTGCCGGCTTCGACGATCCGGACACGCATATGGCCGTGCTCGACGGCGACGGCACTGTGATTGCGGCCTCGGAGAGCTTCGACAGCCTTGCCATCACCGCGCAGACGCGCCGCTCGCTCGTCGAGGCCGCCGGCCGCAGCGCCGAGCACCTCGTCAAACGCCCCGTCGCTACGGGACGTGGGCACCTGCCCGCCGCCATCGGCCGCATTTCCGATGATCCGGCCCTGCACCTGCTCTTTGCCGTCGAGACCATCCTTGGGCATCTCGATCCGCAGGAGGACGAGGTAGAGGAAGCCATTGCCGACACGCCGGCCGCCAGCCACGAGGTTGCGGAAGACACCGCGGATGTGACGGATGCCCCGGAGCCGGCGGCGGCACAAAGCGAACAGACCGTGGAGAAGGAGGCCGTCAGCCTTGCGGCGTCAGCGCCCGAGGAAGCGGTTGCCGAGCCCGAGCCGGCGATCGTCGCAGCCGATGAACCGCTGCCCGGCACCACACCCGAGCCGGCACCTGAAATTACCGGTGAGACGCCCGGGCAGGAGGCTGCCGCAGAAAGCGGAGCCGACGAGGATGCGGAGGCTGCCGTCCAACCCGGCTTCGCCTTCAATCCGCAGGGCCGCCCGATCCGCTTCGTCTGGAAGATTGATGCGGAGGGCTGCTTCAGCGAGATTTCCGACGAATTTTCCGCCGCCGTCGGCCCGCATGCCGCCGCGATCTCCGGCGAACGCTTCACCGATGTCGCCCGCCGCTTCGATCTCGACCCGGACGGCCGGATCGGCGACCTCCTGCGCCGACGCGATACCTGGTCCGGCAAGACGATCCTCTGGCCGGTCGAAGGCACGAACCTTGTCGTTCCGGTCGATCTCGCCGCCCTGCCCACCTATTCGCGCAGTCGCGAATTCGACGGTTTCCGCGGCTTCGGCATCGTGCGCATCGCCGATGCGGTCGCCGATCCGCATGCGCGCGGGCTGACGCTCACCGAGACGGACGAGGCGTTCGTCGAGGGAGTGCTGGCCGAAGAAACCGGCGCGTTGCTGGAGAGCACGGCGAACGAAACGCCAGACGCAGCGGAAGACATCCCGGCAGATGCCGGCACCCCCCCTGATGCAACGCAGGAAGATGTTCCCTCCGCGCCGGATACGCCCGACGAAGCGGCGGGAGCCCCATCCGTCGACGCGACGGCAACACCCGATGACGAACTGGACGCCTTCCGCGGCGAACGGCCGGCGCTGCGTCTCGTCGAGACCCCTTCCCGCCGGCACTCCGACAAGGTCGTGCAACTCGAAGCGCGTCGCAATCGCGGCGGGCTGTTCGATGGCCTTTCCACCGGCGAGCAGGCGGCCTTCCGTGAGATCGCCCGCCAGCTCGGCGAGACTTTCGGCAAGCGCAAGCCGGAGGATCGTCCGCAGGATGCAGCGACGAACGTGCCCGCCGAGACTGCAAGCACCGATGAGACAGACTGGGAGATCGTCACGGACCAGCCGGTGGAGGAACCCGTCGCCAGCATCGCGGAAACGGAAATGCCCGGCCTCGAAATCGGCCCCCATGCCGACGACCTGCTGCACGAGGAACATGCGGACGAGCGCGCGGGCTTCACCCCCTCGCGCCGGCAAATGGACTACGGCCTCACCGCCGCCGTGGTCGATGCCCTGCCCGTCGCGCTGCTCGTCCATGTCGGCGACCGGCTGATCCATGCCAATCCGGAATTCTTCCGCCTGACCGGTTATGGCAGCATGGAGGACCTCGAAGCCTCGGGTGGCCTGGACATCCTGCTTGCCGGCCCGGACGAGGATGCGCAGGACGGCGACGGCACCATGGCGCTGCGCCATGCCGACGGCGAGAGCACGAGCGCCGTTCGCGCGCGCCTGCAATCGATCCGCTGGGAAGACGGCACCGCCCTCATGCTGGCGCTGACGCCAGTTCAGGAGAAGCCGGCGCTGTCGCTGGTGGAAACGCCCGCCGCCCCCGCCGAAACCGAGGAACGCACCGCCGACCAGGCCGCCATTTCCGCGCTGCGCATCGAGGTCAGCGAATTGCGCTCCGTCCTCGAGACGGCGACGGATGGCGTGGTCGTCGTCGGCCAGGACGGCGATATCCGCTCGATGAACCGCTCGGCGAGCGCCCTCTTCAACTATGACGAGGACGAGACGCGCGGCCGGCCCTTCGCCATGCTCTTCGCCCACGAAAGCCAGAAGGCGGTGCTGGACTATCTCGCCGGCCTTTCCGGCCACGGGGTCGCGAGCGTGCTCAACGACGGGCGCGAGGTCATCGGCCGCGAGGCGGCCGGCGGCTTCATCCCGCTCTTCATGACCATGGGGCGTCTCTCGTCCTCCTCCGGCTATTGCGCCGTCATCCGCGACATCACACAGTGGAAGCGCACGGAAGAGGAGCTGCGCAACGCCAAGCGCGCCGCCGAGACCGCCAACGCCCACAAGAGCGATTTCCTCGCCCGCGTCAGCCACGAGATCCGCACGCCGCTCAACGCCATCATCGGCTTTTCCGACATGATGGCGACGGAGCGCTTCGGGCCGATCGGTCATCCGCGCTATATCGAGTATGCCAACGACATCGGCCGCTCCGGCCGCCATGTGCTCGACATCGTCAACGACCTCCTGGACATCTCCAAGATCGAGGCGGGGGAAATGGACCTCGAGTTCACGGCGGTCGGCCTCAACGAGACGATCGCGGAAGCCGTCTCGCTGGTGCAGCCGCAAGCGAACGCCCAGCGCGTCATCATCCGCACCTCGCTTGCGGCCAACGTGCCGCAGATCGTGGCGGACCTGCGCTCGATCAAGCAGATCGCGCTCAACATCCTGTCTAACGCCATCCGCTTCACGCCGTCCGGCGGGCAGATCGTCGTCTCCACCGCTTACGAGGCGAACGGCAGCGTCGTGCTGCGCATCCGCGACACCGGCGTCGGCATGACGCGCAGCGAGCTGGAACAGGCCATGAAGCC
- a CDS encoding phasin: MATKKTDDVFSIASIDPSKLSESFREFAEKGATQTKEAYAKMKEAAEDATKTVEATLESAQAGSVELGLKAIEALRTNAENSLSHMEALLGVKSVAELFELQTAFLRKQAEVAVEQAKTLQETSKKVAEKVTAPVKSASEKAMKSFKTV, translated from the coding sequence ATGGCTACCAAGAAGACCGACGACGTATTCTCGATCGCATCCATCGACCCGTCCAAGCTTTCCGAAAGCTTCCGCGAGTTCGCCGAAAAGGGCGCAACCCAGACCAAGGAAGCCTATGCCAAGATGAAGGAAGCTGCCGAAGACGCAACGAAGACCGTTGAAGCGACGCTCGAAAGCGCGCAGGCCGGCTCCGTCGAACTCGGCCTCAAGGCCATCGAAGCCCTCCGCACCAATGCCGAGAACTCGCTTTCGCATATGGAAGCCCTGCTCGGCGTGAAGTCGGTTGCCGAACTCTTCGAACTGCAGACCGCTTTCCTGCGCAAGCAGGCCGAAGTCGCCGTCGAGCAGGCCAAGACCCTTCAGGAAACCTCCAAGAAGGTCGCCGAGAAGGTCACGGCTCCGGTCAAGTCCGCCTCCGAGAAGGCCATGAAGTCCTTCAAGACCGTCTAA
- a CDS encoding magnesium and cobalt transport protein CorA: MDHIRKFVPDSAEGGIVASSVYSGGKRIADIPIEDAGAWATREGHVVWIGLLEPSRELLLRVQAQFNLHDLAIEDAEHPHQRPKLEQYGEALFIVARTAQLIDRRVTFGETHLFVGKGYIVSVRHGPSTSYATVREHWESCPHSLAKGEDVVLYAILDFIVDNYMPVLEQLEYEVEEIEDKVLVKPMTAADIERLYMMRRDLLRLRNAALPLVEVCRRLTSADLPQIQPAMHPLFRDVSDHIRTVQEKIDSLREVLAFAFEASLLVGQSQETAISKKLASWAAILAVPTALAGIYGMNFSDMPELRMHYGYPMVLSTIAATCAFLYWRFRKNGWL, encoded by the coding sequence ATGGATCATATCCGCAAGTTCGTGCCGGATTCGGCGGAAGGCGGCATCGTCGCCTCGAGCGTCTATTCAGGCGGCAAGCGCATCGCCGATATCCCCATCGAGGACGCCGGCGCATGGGCGACGCGGGAAGGCCATGTCGTCTGGATCGGGCTTCTGGAACCGAGCCGCGAGCTTCTGCTGCGCGTCCAGGCGCAATTCAACCTGCACGATCTTGCGATCGAGGACGCCGAGCATCCGCACCAGCGCCCCAAGCTGGAGCAATATGGCGAGGCGCTGTTCATCGTCGCGCGCACCGCACAGTTGATCGACCGCCGCGTCACCTTCGGAGAAACGCATCTTTTCGTCGGCAAGGGCTATATCGTCAGCGTGCGGCATGGCCCCTCCACCTCCTACGCCACGGTGCGCGAGCATTGGGAGAGCTGTCCGCATTCGCTGGCCAAGGGCGAGGACGTCGTCCTCTATGCCATCCTCGATTTCATCGTCGACAACTACATGCCGGTGCTGGAGCAGCTCGAATACGAGGTAGAGGAAATCGAGGACAAGGTTCTCGTCAAGCCGATGACGGCGGCGGATATCGAACGGCTCTACATGATGCGGCGCGACCTCCTGCGGCTACGCAATGCCGCGCTGCCGCTGGTGGAGGTCTGCCGGCGGCTGACGAGCGCCGACCTTCCGCAGATACAGCCCGCCATGCATCCGCTGTTCCGCGACGTCTCCGACCACATCCGCACGGTGCAGGAAAAGATCGACAGCCTGCGCGAAGTGCTGGCCTTCGCCTTCGAGGCGAGCCTGCTGGTCGGCCAGAGCCAGGAAACGGCGATCTCCAAGAAGCTGGCCTCATGGGCGGCGATCCTCGCCGTGCCGACCGCGCTTGCCGGCATCTACGGCATGAATTTCAGCGACATGCCCGAACTCAGGATGCATTACGGCTACCCGATGGTGCTGTCCACCATCGCCGCGACCTGCGCATTCCTCTACTGGAGGTTCCGCAAGAACGGCTGGCTCTGA
- a CDS encoding LysR family transcriptional regulator, which produces MNWDDARMFLAVARTGQILAASRRLGVNHATLSRRVSALEEALKTRLLIRRTNGCDLTAEGEAFLRAAERMETEMLAVQASIGRIDTAVAGTVRVGAPDGFGVSFLAPRLGRLTARHPELKIQLVPVPRSFSLSQREADIAITLERPEQGRLVSSKLTDYTLGLYASRDYLAENGTPETVEDLKAHRRVGYVEDLIFTASLNFTGEIMRSWDAGFEISSATGQTEAVRSGAGVGILHDYIARQYPELVRLLPETSIRRAYWTTWHESARDLTRVRTVAEFVQELVRQEHGIFL; this is translated from the coding sequence ATGAACTGGGACGACGCGCGCATGTTCCTCGCCGTGGCCCGCACCGGCCAGATTCTCGCCGCCTCCCGCCGCCTCGGCGTCAACCACGCCACGCTGAGCCGCCGCGTCAGCGCGCTGGAAGAGGCGCTGAAGACCCGCCTCCTCATCCGCCGCACCAACGGCTGCGATCTCACCGCCGAGGGCGAAGCCTTTTTGCGGGCGGCCGAAAGGATGGAGACGGAAATGCTGGCGGTGCAGGCCAGCATCGGCCGCATCGATACAGCCGTCGCCGGCACCGTGCGCGTCGGCGCGCCGGACGGCTTCGGCGTCTCCTTCCTCGCCCCGCGCCTCGGCCGGCTGACGGCGCGACACCCGGAGCTGAAGATCCAGCTCGTGCCCGTGCCGCGCTCCTTCTCGCTCTCCCAGCGCGAGGCCGATATCGCCATCACGCTGGAGAGGCCGGAACAGGGCCGCCTCGTCTCCTCGAAACTCACGGATTACACGCTGGGCCTCTATGCTTCGCGTGACTATCTTGCGGAAAACGGCACACCGGAAACCGTCGAGGACCTGAAGGCGCACCGGCGCGTCGGCTATGTGGAAGACCTGATTTTCACGGCCTCGCTCAATTTCACCGGCGAGATCATGCGAAGCTGGGACGCCGGTTTCGAAATCTCCAGCGCCACCGGCCAGACGGAGGCGGTGCGCTCGGGCGCGGGCGTCGGCATCCTGCACGATTACATCGCCCGCCAATATCCCGAACTTGTCCGCCTGCTGCCGGAAACCTCGATCCGCCGCGCCTACTGGACGACCTGGCACGAAAGCGCACGCGACCTGACGCGCGTGCGCACCGTCGCCGAATTCGTGCAGGAACTCGTACGCCAGGAACACGGGATCTTTCTGTGA
- a CDS encoding CoA-acylating methylmalonate-semialdehyde dehydrogenase, with the protein MYQIGHFIHGKQVPGSSGRTANVYNPATGEVQAQVALANDADLQAAIDSAKSAQPKWAATNPQRRARVFMKFVELLNKHMDELAVLVSREHGKTVEDSKGDVIRGLEVCEFVIGIPHLSKSEFTEGAGPGIDMYSIRQPVGIGAGITPFNFPGMIPMWMFAPAIACGNAFILKPSERDPSLPIRLAELMIEAGLPAGILNVVNGDKGAVDGILAHPDVAAVSFVGSTPIARYVYGTAAANGKRAQCFGGAKNHMIIMPDADLDQACNALMGAGYGSAGERCMAISVAVPVGEETANRLIEKLTPMIESLRIGPYTDEKADMGPVVTKEAQARILSLIDKGVEEGANLVVDGRGFKLQGYEDGYFVGGCLFDNVTPDMDIYKTEIFGPVLSVVRAKNYEEALDLPMKHEYGNGVAIFTRDGDAARDFASRINIGMVGVNVPIPVPLAYHSFGGWKASAFGDLNQHGIDSIKFWTRTKTVTSRWPSGIKDGAEFSIPTMK; encoded by the coding sequence ATGTACCAGATCGGCCATTTCATTCACGGCAAGCAGGTTCCCGGCTCCAGCGGCCGCACCGCGAATGTCTACAACCCGGCGACGGGCGAAGTTCAGGCGCAGGTCGCGCTCGCCAACGATGCCGATCTGCAGGCTGCCATCGACAGCGCCAAGTCTGCCCAGCCGAAGTGGGCCGCCACCAACCCGCAGCGCCGCGCCCGCGTCTTCATGAAGTTCGTCGAGCTTCTGAACAAGCACATGGACGAACTCGCCGTGCTGGTCTCGCGTGAACACGGCAAGACGGTGGAAGACTCCAAGGGTGACGTCATCCGTGGCCTCGAAGTCTGCGAATTCGTCATCGGCATCCCGCATCTCTCCAAGAGCGAGTTCACCGAAGGTGCCGGCCCGGGCATCGACATGTACTCGATCCGCCAGCCGGTCGGCATCGGCGCGGGCATCACGCCGTTCAACTTCCCGGGCATGATTCCGATGTGGATGTTCGCCCCGGCCATCGCCTGCGGCAACGCCTTCATCCTCAAGCCTTCCGAGCGCGATCCGTCGCTCCCGATCCGCCTTGCCGAACTGATGATCGAGGCCGGTCTGCCGGCGGGCATCCTCAACGTCGTCAACGGCGACAAGGGTGCCGTCGACGGCATCCTGGCGCATCCGGATGTCGCCGCCGTTTCCTTCGTCGGCTCCACGCCGATCGCCCGCTACGTCTATGGCACGGCCGCCGCCAACGGCAAGCGCGCCCAGTGCTTCGGCGGCGCCAAGAACCACATGATCATCATGCCCGACGCCGACCTCGACCAGGCCTGCAATGCCCTGATGGGTGCCGGCTACGGCTCGGCCGGCGAGCGCTGCATGGCGATCTCCGTCGCTGTTCCGGTTGGCGAAGAGACGGCGAACCGCCTGATCGAAAAGCTGACGCCGATGATCGAGAGCCTGCGCATCGGCCCGTACACGGACGAGAAGGCCGACATGGGCCCGGTTGTCACCAAGGAAGCCCAGGCCCGCATCCTCAGCCTCATCGACAAGGGCGTGGAAGAAGGCGCGAACCTCGTCGTCGACGGCCGCGGCTTCAAGCTGCAGGGCTATGAGGATGGCTACTTCGTCGGTGGCTGCCTGTTCGACAACGTCACGCCGGACATGGATATCTACAAGACCGAGATCTTCGGCCCGGTCCTCTCCGTCGTTCGCGCCAAGAACTACGAGGAAGCCCTCGACCTGCCGATGAAGCACGAATACGGCAACGGCGTCGCGATCTTCACCCGTGACGGCGACGCGGCCCGCGACTTCGCCAGCCGCATCAACATCGGCATGGTCGGCGTCAACGTTCCGATCCCGGTTCCGCTCGCCTATCACTCCTTCGGCGGCTGGAAGGCCTCGGCCTTCGGCGACCTCAACCAGCACGGCATCGACTCCATCAAGTTCTGGACCCGCACCAAGACCGTGACGAGCCGTTGGCCGTCCGGCATCAAGGATGGCGCGGAGTTCTCCATCCCGACGATGAAGTGA
- a CDS encoding YjgN family protein, whose translation MSLEGSPQPAGQAGGFHRIEFTGKASEYFGIWIVNVLLTIVTLGIYSAWAKVRRNRYFYGNTVLLGRSFEYHARGLQILIGRLIVLVAFVVLNVVAAVVPVLALLPTIAILIALPWLVAKGLRFSARVTSYRNVRFDFVGGPGGAFKAFILGGLLSVVTLGILTPLASRWAARYLGQNLRYGGRTFETDPRLGALYKSWLVSFLIALVGLGVIALLVMANFSRIVPMIETPGSLTPEEQIPLIASMVIGYIVIFATFGIAGLFYRAGVRNATWSTTLFDGRHRLLSDVSRSRYTWIAISNVLVTIFTFGLMRPWAAVRMARYTWQHTGVTFAGDVGELFSRIEEQGSAVGAEFMDFEGFDFGF comes from the coding sequence ATGTCATTGGAAGGATCGCCGCAACCCGCAGGACAGGCGGGTGGCTTCCACCGTATCGAGTTTACCGGCAAGGCATCGGAATATTTCGGCATCTGGATCGTCAACGTGCTGCTGACGATCGTCACGCTCGGCATCTATTCGGCCTGGGCGAAGGTGCGCCGCAACCGGTATTTCTACGGCAATACCGTGCTGCTCGGCCGGTCCTTCGAGTATCATGCGCGAGGATTGCAGATCCTCATCGGCCGCCTCATCGTTCTCGTCGCTTTCGTCGTGCTCAACGTCGTCGCGGCGGTCGTGCCGGTGCTGGCGCTGCTGCCGACCATCGCCATCCTCATCGCCCTGCCGTGGCTGGTGGCAAAGGGCCTGCGCTTCAGCGCCCGCGTGACGAGCTATCGCAATGTGCGCTTCGATTTCGTCGGCGGCCCGGGCGGTGCCTTCAAGGCCTTCATCCTCGGCGGCCTGCTTTCCGTCGTCACGCTCGGCATCCTGACGCCGCTCGCCAGCCGCTGGGCGGCGCGCTATCTCGGTCAGAACCTGCGCTATGGCGGCAGGACATTCGAGACCGATCCCAGGCTCGGGGCGCTCTATAAATCCTGGCTCGTTTCCTTCCTCATCGCGCTCGTCGGCCTCGGCGTCATCGCGCTTCTCGTCATGGCCAACTTCTCGCGCATCGTGCCGATGATCGAGACGCCCGGTTCGCTGACGCCCGAGGAGCAGATCCCGCTGATCGCCAGCATGGTCATCGGCTACATCGTTATCTTCGCGACCTTCGGCATTGCCGGCCTGTTCTACCGGGCGGGCGTACGCAACGCCACCTGGTCCACGACGCTCTTTGACGGCCGGCACCGGCTGCTGAGCGACGTCTCGCGCAGCCGCTACACCTGGATCGCCATTTCCAACGTACTGGTGACGATCTTCACCTTCGGCCTCATGCGGCCCTGGGCTGCGGTGCGCATGGCCCGCTATACGTGGCAGCATACAGGCGTTACCTTTGCCGGCGACGTCGGCGAGCTGTTCAGCAGGATTGAGGAGCAAGGCTCGGCGGTCGGCGCGGAATTCATGGACTTCGAAGGGTTCGACTTTGGCTTCTGA
- a CDS encoding M48 family metallopeptidase: MASDNAAIAGGEWHPPGSSRSVEARLVERGGEIAAVPAGGDKPLAGAGLSWVEVSGRVGSIPRRVTFPDGSIFETWDNDGIDRYLAARGRGGAGLVHWLEQFRLRLVVIVLVAFALGGAVYRWGVPALVEVAVWTTPPIVPELMGEGTLQALDKTAFSPSTLPDARRKEIADGFARIAALSPRGAAAYTLNFRDGGIIGPNAFALPDGSLVVTDQLVEMAGGDTEMIIGVLAHEIGHVELDHSLRQFYRAAGMTGLIMLIAGDVGSAVEDVLVQGGGLLALSYSREAETEADRRSVELMARAGYDPAAIARFFTLIEEKLGDTSDADILSTHPGTPQRKKDIVDYARIVSGQSDPELQ, translated from the coding sequence TTGGCTTCTGACAATGCCGCCATCGCCGGCGGGGAATGGCATCCTCCCGGCTCCAGCCGCTCGGTGGAAGCCCGGCTCGTGGAGCGGGGCGGAGAAATCGCCGCGGTGCCGGCCGGGGGCGACAAGCCGCTGGCCGGGGCGGGGCTTTCCTGGGTGGAGGTTTCGGGCCGCGTCGGATCCATCCCCCGCCGGGTGACCTTCCCGGACGGCTCGATCTTCGAGACCTGGGACAATGACGGCATCGATCGCTACCTTGCGGCGCGGGGCAGGGGCGGCGCCGGCCTCGTGCACTGGCTGGAGCAGTTCCGCCTGCGCCTCGTCGTCATCGTGCTTGTCGCCTTTGCGCTCGGCGGCGCGGTCTATCGCTGGGGCGTTCCGGCGCTGGTGGAGGTCGCCGTCTGGACGACGCCGCCGATCGTGCCGGAGCTGATGGGGGAGGGCACGCTGCAGGCGCTCGACAAGACGGCCTTCTCGCCGAGCACGTTGCCCGATGCCCGCCGCAAGGAGATCGCCGACGGCTTTGCGCGGATCGCCGCCTTGTCGCCGCGCGGAGCCGCGGCCTACACCCTCAATTTCCGCGATGGCGGCATCATCGGTCCCAATGCCTTCGCCTTGCCGGACGGCTCGCTCGTCGTCACCGACCAGCTCGTCGAGATGGCGGGCGGCGATACGGAGATGATCATCGGCGTGCTGGCGCACGAGATCGGCCATGTCGAACTGGATCATAGCCTGCGGCAATTCTACCGGGCCGCCGGCATGACCGGCCTCATCATGCTGATCGCCGGTGACGTCGGCTCGGCAGTCGAGGACGTGCTGGTGCAGGGCGGCGGCCTTCTGGCGCTGTCCTATTCGCGCGAGGCGGAGACGGAGGCGGACCGGCGCTCGGTCGAGCTGATGGCCAGGGCCGGCTACGATCCTGCCGCCATCGCCCGGTTCTTCACGCTCATCGAGGAAAAGCTCGGCGACACCTCGGATGCCGATATCCTCTCCACCCACCCCGGCACCCCGCAGCGCAAGAAGGATATCGTCGACTACGCCCGGATCGTCTCCGGCCAGTCGGACCCGGAGCTGCAATAG
- a CDS encoding Fe(3+) ABC transporter substrate-binding protein — protein sequence MRLLQTSLAALALSTAGLALAAPAHADGEVNIYSYRQPDLIKPLLDEFTKETGITTNVLFLDKGLVERIQAEGANSPADVILTVDIARLTEAKEGGVTQQVKSDVINKDIPAAYRDPDGDWFGLTTRSRVVYASKDRVAQNEITYEELADPKWKGKICTRDGQHSYNIGLIASMIAHHGEAEAEKWLTGLKNNLARKPDGGDRDQAKAILAGECDLALGNSYYVGLMMTNEKEPEQKEWAAAIKVLFPNTNDRGSHVNVSGMALAKNAPNKENALKLMEFLSEGTAQKIYAEQVYEYPVLPGAEPSEVVKSFGTLKPDPLPLVDIAANRKKASELVDKVGYNDGPAQ from the coding sequence ATGCGACTGCTCCAGACTTCCCTCGCCGCCCTTGCCCTTTCGACCGCCGGCCTTGCCCTGGCCGCCCCCGCGCATGCGGACGGCGAAGTCAACATCTACTCCTATCGCCAGCCGGACCTGATCAAGCCGCTGCTCGATGAATTCACCAAGGAAACCGGCATCACCACCAATGTGCTCTTCCTCGACAAGGGCCTCGTCGAGCGCATCCAGGCGGAAGGCGCGAACTCGCCGGCCGACGTCATCCTGACGGTCGACATCGCCCGCCTGACGGAAGCCAAGGAAGGCGGCGTCACGCAGCAGGTCAAGAGCGACGTCATCAACAAGGACATCCCGGCCGCCTACCGCGATCCCGATGGCGACTGGTTCGGCCTCACCACCCGCTCGCGCGTCGTCTATGCCTCGAAAGACCGCGTCGCGCAGAACGAGATCACCTATGAGGAGCTTGCTGACCCGAAGTGGAAGGGCAAGATCTGCACCCGTGACGGCCAGCACTCCTACAATATTGGCCTGATCGCCTCGATGATCGCCCACCACGGCGAAGCCGAGGCCGAGAAGTGGCTGACGGGCCTGAAGAACAACCTCGCCCGCAAGCCCGACGGCGGCGACCGCGACCAGGCCAAGGCGATCCTCGCCGGCGAATGCGACCTGGCGCTCGGCAATTCCTACTATGTCGGTCTCATGATGACCAACGAGAAGGAGCCCGAGCAGAAGGAATGGGCGGCGGCCATCAAGGTGCTCTTCCCGAACACCAACGACCGCGGCTCGCATGTCAACGTTTCCGGCATGGCGCTCGCCAAAAACGCCCCGAACAAGGAAAACGCGCTGAAGCTGATGGAATTCCTGTCGGAAGGCACCGCGCAGAAGATCTATGCCGAGCAGGTCTACGAGTACCCGGTCCTGCCTGGCGCCGAGCCGTCCGAAGTCGTGAAGTCCTTCGGCACGCTGAAGCCGGATCCGCTGCCGCTGGTCGATATCGCCGCCAACCGCAAGAAGGCTTCCGAGCTGGTCGACAAGGTCGGCTACAACGACGGCCCCGCGCAGTAA